The proteins below come from a single Paracoccus sp. SCSIO 75233 genomic window:
- a CDS encoding DUF2163 domain-containing protein — MTITTYARAWAITRADGLVLGFTDHDEPLTFEGIEFRPEAGMTAQAVVQGAGLSVDNSEVIGALSSGAIAERDILAGRWDGAELRQWELDWRDPDARRLVFRGHLGEVSRSGGAFRAELRGLSERLNQPNGKVYQRRCAAVLGDGDCGVDLDRPGLSAGARIAAVAGARVQLSGLAGHDDRWFEHGRLVFTGGAAEGLACQIKNDRARPGGAREVDLWTEPGIAPAAGDPVRLYAGCDRSPATCRAKFANFLNFRGFPHLPDEDWLIAPDRNGTGDDQSGAHECPAR, encoded by the coding sequence ATGACGATCACGACATATGCGCGGGCCTGGGCGATCACGCGGGCCGATGGGCTGGTGCTGGGGTTCACCGACCACGATGAGCCTTTGACCTTCGAGGGGATCGAATTCCGGCCCGAGGCGGGGATGACCGCGCAGGCCGTGGTGCAGGGCGCTGGCCTCTCGGTTGATAACAGCGAGGTCATCGGTGCGCTGAGCAGCGGCGCGATTGCGGAGCGCGATATTCTCGCCGGTCGCTGGGACGGGGCGGAATTGCGGCAATGGGAGCTGGACTGGCGCGACCCGGATGCGCGGAGGCTGGTGTTTCGCGGGCATCTGGGCGAGGTCTCGCGGTCGGGCGGGGCGTTCCGGGCGGAGCTGCGCGGCCTGTCGGAGCGGCTGAACCAGCCGAACGGGAAAGTGTATCAGCGGCGCTGTGCGGCGGTGCTGGGCGATGGCGATTGTGGCGTCGATCTGGACCGGCCCGGCCTCTCTGCCGGGGCGCGGATCGCGGCGGTCGCGGGCGCGCGGGTGCAGCTTTCCGGGCTGGCGGGCCATGATGACCGCTGGTTCGAGCATGGGCGGCTGGTCTTTACCGGCGGCGCGGCGGAGGGGCTGGCCTGTCAGATCAAGAATGACCGTGCCAGGCCGGGTGGTGCGCGCGAGGTCGATCTGTGGACGGAGCCTGGGATTGCGCCCGCAGCGGGCGATCCGGTCCGGCTATATGCGGGTTGCGACAGATCACCGGCGACCTGCCGGGCGAAATTCGCCAATTTCCTGAATTTCCGCGGCTTCCCGCATCTGCCGGATGAGGATTGGCTGATCGCGCCGGATCGCAACGGCACGGGTGACGACCAATCCGGGGCGCATGAATGCCCGGCGCGGTGA
- a CDS encoding peptidase: MPGAVTVRSAEIVRIARGWIGTPYLHRASLRGAGCDCLGLLRGVWREVYGEEPATLPDYRPDWGDYSGDEALMNGLARHLLPDDAGLHPGQVLLFRMRPRAVAKHLGIVSAAGDAPTFIHAYDRHGVVESPLPVPWRRRIAARFRFPD, translated from the coding sequence ATGCCCGGCGCGGTGACGGTGCGCAGCGCGGAGATCGTGCGGATCGCGCGGGGCTGGATCGGCACGCCATATCTGCACCGGGCGAGTCTGCGGGGCGCGGGCTGCGATTGCCTTGGGCTTTTGCGCGGTGTGTGGCGCGAGGTTTACGGGGAAGAACCTGCGACGTTGCCGGATTATCGGCCCGACTGGGGCGATTATTCGGGCGATGAGGCGCTGATGAACGGGCTGGCGCGGCATTTGTTGCCGGATGATGCGGGGCTGCATCCGGGGCAGGTGCTGTTGTTCCGGATGCGCCCGCGCGCTGTGGCGAAACATCTTGGGATTGTGTCGGCGGCGGGTGACGCCCCGACCTTCATTCACGCCTATGACCGGCACGGCGTCGTCGAAAGCCCGCTGCCCGTACCGTGGCGGCGGCGGATTGCGGCGCGGTTCCGCTTTCCCGATTGA
- a CDS encoding DUF2460 domain-containing protein, with translation MFHEIRFPANLSFGSVGGPERRTEIVALSNGHEERNSPWAHSRRHYDAGLGLRSLDDIAALIAFFEARGGQMHGFRWKDWADYKSCLPGREPAWRDQVIGTGDGRETRFQLVKRYSSGPSSYVRPVVKPVRGTVRLGVGGDEMREGVDYEVDTTTGIVTLTHAPGDGAEITAGFEFDVPVRFDTDRIAVSVATFRAGEVPQVPVIEVRL, from the coding sequence ATGTTTCATGAAATCAGGTTTCCGGCCAATCTCTCCTTCGGGTCCGTTGGCGGGCCGGAGCGGCGCACGGAGATCGTGGCGCTGAGCAATGGTCACGAGGAGCGCAACTCCCCTTGGGCGCATTCGCGGCGGCATTACGACGCCGGGCTCGGGCTGCGGTCACTGGACGACATCGCGGCGCTTATCGCGTTTTTCGAGGCGCGCGGCGGCCAGATGCACGGGTTCCGCTGGAAGGATTGGGCCGATTACAAAAGCTGCCTGCCGGGGCGCGAACCGGCGTGGCGGGATCAGGTGATCGGCACCGGGGACGGGCGGGAGACGCGGTTTCAGCTTGTGAAGCGCTATAGCTCTGGCCCGTCCTCTTATGTGCGTCCGGTGGTGAAGCCGGTCAGGGGGACGGTGCGGCTGGGCGTTGGCGGCGACGAGATGCGCGAGGGCGTGGATTACGAGGTCGACACGACGACCGGCATCGTCACGCTGACCCATGCGCCGGGCGACGGGGCGGAGATCACCGCCGGGTTCGAGTTCGACGTGCCGGTGCGTTTCGACACCGACCGGATCGCGGTATCGGTGGCGACGTTTCGGGCCGGTGAGGTGCCGCAGGTGCCTGTGATCGAGGTGCGGCTATGA
- a CDS encoding head-tail connector protein, with the protein MILVEETAPPDAALPVARLRAHLRLGSGFELPATAEEDRALAGFLRAAMAAIEGRTGKVLLRRDYRLVLEGWRDAGVQALPLAPVSVVHSVVLEDAEGAVRAVAADRWRLVADAMRPVIRPCAGRLPEVPAGGRVVIRFAAGFAAGWEDVPADLAQAVMMLAARYYEDRSDERARQALPLAVSALIEPWRAVRLLCGRAAR; encoded by the coding sequence ATGATACTTGTCGAAGAGACGGCACCGCCCGATGCGGCGCTGCCGGTGGCGCGGTTGCGCGCGCATTTGCGGCTGGGCTCGGGCTTCGAGCTGCCTGCGACAGCCGAGGAGGACCGGGCGCTGGCCGGGTTTCTGCGCGCGGCGATGGCGGCGATCGAGGGGCGCACCGGCAAGGTTCTGCTGCGCCGTGACTATCGGCTGGTGCTGGAGGGCTGGCGCGATGCGGGCGTGCAGGCGCTGCCCCTGGCCCCGGTGAGCGTGGTGCATTCGGTGGTGCTGGAGGATGCGGAAGGCGCCGTGCGCGCGGTTGCGGCGGATCGCTGGCGGCTGGTTGCGGATGCGATGCGTCCGGTGATCCGGCCTTGTGCGGGGCGATTGCCGGAGGTGCCTGCGGGCGGGCGTGTGGTGATCCGCTTTGCCGCAGGGTTCGCGGCGGGCTGGGAGGATGTCCCTGCCGATCTGGCGCAGGCGGTGATGATGCTGGCTGCCCGCTATTACGAGGATCGCAGCGACGAGCGGGCGCGGCAGGCGCTGCCCCTGGCGGTGAGTGCGCTGATCGAGCCGTGGCGCGCGGTCAGGCTGCTATGCGGTCGGGCGGCGCGATGA
- a CDS encoding phage tail tape measure protein, whose protein sequence is MAEMDAGGGDPGREMEKSAEVTGAFSDELGRMQRNMWLAGREVDRFAKGIGSGLQKAFDGVVFDGVKLSDALKGVARSMSDTAYDIAMKPVRDAVSGALARGINGAVSPFAQGAAFSAGRVTAFAKGGVVSQPVRFPMRGGTGLMGEAGPEAIMPLSRGPDGRLGVAAAGGSARPVNVSITVNTPDVAGFARSQSQIAAQMGRLLARGERNM, encoded by the coding sequence ATGGCTGAGATGGATGCGGGCGGCGGCGATCCGGGCCGCGAGATGGAGAAATCCGCCGAGGTGACGGGTGCCTTCAGCGACGAGCTGGGCAGGATGCAGCGCAATATGTGGCTGGCGGGGCGCGAGGTGGATCGCTTTGCGAAGGGCATCGGCTCGGGGCTGCAAAAGGCGTTTGACGGTGTCGTGTTCGACGGCGTGAAGCTGAGCGATGCGTTGAAGGGCGTGGCGCGATCCATGTCGGACACGGCGTATGACATTGCGATGAAGCCTGTGCGCGATGCTGTCTCCGGTGCGCTGGCGCGGGGGATCAACGGTGCCGTGTCGCCCTTTGCCCAAGGGGCGGCGTTCAGTGCCGGGCGGGTCACGGCATTCGCGAAGGGCGGCGTGGTCAGCCAGCCGGTCCGCTTTCCGATGCGCGGCGGGACCGGGCTGATGGGCGAGGCGGGGCCGGAGGCGATCATGCCGCTGTCGCGCGGCCCGGACGGGCGTCTGGGCGTTGCCGCGGCGGGCGGTTCGGCGCGGCCGGTGAATGTCAGCATCACCGTGAACACGCCCGATGTCGCGGGGTTTGCCCGGTCCCAAAGCCAGATTGCCGCGCAGATGGGGCGGCTGCTGGCGCGCGGCGAACGCAATATGTGA
- a CDS encoding GTA-gp10 family protein — protein sequence MVNPMRGEVEITLDGVAHRARLTLGALAELEAELGTGALTELAARFEGRRFSAVDVMAVVVAGLRGGGWQGGRADLLAADIAGGPVAAARVAAQLLARAFALPEG from the coding sequence ATGGTCAATCCGATGCGGGGCGAGGTGGAGATCACGCTGGACGGCGTGGCGCATCGGGCGCGGCTGACGCTTGGGGCGCTGGCGGAGCTGGAGGCGGAGTTGGGGACCGGCGCGCTGACGGAACTCGCGGCGCGGTTCGAGGGGCGGCGGTTCTCGGCTGTGGATGTGATGGCGGTTGTCGTGGCCGGTCTGCGCGGCGGTGGCTGGCAGGGCGGGCGTGCCGATCTGCTGGCGGCGGATATTGCGGGCGGGCCGGTGGCGGCGGCGCGGGTGGCGGCGCAATTGCTGGCGCGGGCCTTCGCCCTGCCGGAGGGGTGA
- a CDS encoding head-tail adaptor protein: protein MPLVLETGAPQPDGMGGHAVAWRAIGLVYGQMKPGAGGLRGGGAGMASVVRWTITLRACPPGDPRRPVAGQRLRIGQRVFLIEAVAETGAAARFLRITAEEART, encoded by the coding sequence GTGCCGCTGGTGCTGGAGACCGGCGCGCCGCAGCCCGATGGGATGGGCGGTCACGCGGTCGCGTGGCGCGCGATCGGGTTGGTTTACGGGCAGATGAAGCCGGGCGCGGGCGGTTTGCGCGGCGGCGGTGCCGGTATGGCGAGCGTGGTCCGCTGGACGATCACGCTGCGGGCGTGTCCGCCGGGCGATCCGCGCAGGCCGGTGGCGGGGCAGCGACTGCGGATCGGGCAGCGTGTGTTCCTGATTGAGGCAGTGGCGGAGACCGGCGCGGCGGCGCGGTTTCTGCGGATCACGGCAGAGGAGGCAAGAACATGA
- a CDS encoding glycoside hydrolase TIM-barrel-like domain-containing protein, whose translation MATILLSAAGAAIGSGFGGTVLGLSGAVIGRAAGATLGRVIDQRLLGAGSNLVETGRIDRLRLQSAGEGAPIPRIWGQMRVPGHVIWASPLTEIARETGGGGKGSGPQTRHVSYRLSVALALCQGEIAGVGRVWADGREITPADLNMSVHTGAADQLPDCCIAAHEGAGAPAYRGTAYVVLEDLDLGPWGNRLPQLSFEVTFPARSGGGLSEQVRAVAMIPGTGEYALATTPVSYDLGLGEVVAANSATPLAATDFAASMDILGRELPNVGSVSLVVSWFGDDLRVGHCRLRPKVEDKARDGAEMAWRAGGIGRDQAEEIARQEGRSIYGGTPADDAVIEALTAIAKSGRRAVFYPFILMEQLTGNGLPDPWSGAADQPVLPWRGRITAEIAPGREGSPDGTAANSAAVRRFFGAASADDFAVSDGRITYSGPAEWSYRRFILHYAHLCALAGGVDAFLIGSEMRGLTQLRGPGDHFPAVEELRRLAADVRGILGPDIKISYAADWSEYFGHHPGGGELYYHLDPLWADRNIDFIGIDNYMPLSDWREGEAHLDAHWARIDAPGYLEGNVAGGEGYDWYYADPAHRDAQIRTEITDGAYGEPWVWRYKDLLNWWGRRHHERIGGEKMVQPTAWVPRSKPIWFTEMGCAALDKATNQPNKFLDAQSSESRLPHYSTGRRDDAVQAAYIRAVTRYWGDPANNPDGSYGGPMVDLSRTHVWCWDARPYPAFPGRGDLWSDGPAWVRGHWLNGRAGAVPLAAVVADICEAAGVRGVDISGLSGVVRGYVAAAGDTPRAALQPLMLAYGFDAVERDGVLRFLMRDARVTADLAAAELALLEDGAEEAVRAAEAETAGRVRLNYIAVGDGYAAATAEASLPGDVSAAMSESELPLLLTAAEARGIVQRWLAESGVNRDRLRFSLPPSRAGLGPGDVVAVAPVGDAKPCRWRIERVERAGAVIVDAVRCEPGVYVPADMQDDGIAVPRYRPPLPVWPVVLDLPLMRGTELPHAPHLAVAARPWPGSVVVYGSDMAEGDFALNQMLTQPAMIGRSLTPLRWARAGLLDRGHGLRVRFASGRLGGLTHDALLQGGNFLAIGDGSPERWEVLQFACAVPQTDGSWLLRDRLRGQFGTDALMPDLWPEGSVVVLLNGALRQLDFDPASLGQRRFWRIGPATRAVDDASYRLRETVTRGAGMRPLSPCHLRLIGRRLSWIRRTRKSGDRWDLREVPLAEAREAYLVRATTAVVTREFEVTRPAFDLPDEFVNEAGNGGLQIAVAQLSDDYGPGPFTTRSF comes from the coding sequence ATGGCAACGATATTACTCTCCGCCGCCGGGGCCGCGATCGGCTCCGGCTTTGGCGGCACGGTTCTGGGGCTGAGCGGCGCTGTCATCGGGCGCGCGGCGGGGGCGACTCTGGGCCGGGTGATCGACCAGCGTTTGCTGGGTGCGGGCTCGAATCTGGTGGAGACCGGGCGCATCGACCGGCTGCGTCTGCAAAGCGCGGGCGAGGGCGCGCCGATCCCGCGCATCTGGGGGCAGATGCGGGTGCCGGGCCATGTCATCTGGGCCTCGCCCCTGACCGAGATCGCGCGCGAGACGGGCGGCGGCGGCAAAGGCTCCGGCCCGCAGACCCGCCATGTGAGCTATCGGCTGAGCGTGGCGCTGGCGCTGTGTCAGGGCGAGATTGCCGGTGTCGGGCGGGTCTGGGCCGATGGCCGCGAGATCACGCCCGCCGATCTGAACATGAGCGTTCACACTGGCGCGGCGGATCAACTGCCGGATTGTTGCATTGCCGCGCATGAGGGCGCGGGTGCCCCGGCCTATCGCGGCACGGCCTATGTGGTGCTGGAGGATCTGGATCTTGGCCCCTGGGGCAACCGCCTGCCGCAATTATCGTTCGAGGTGACATTTCCGGCGCGGTCCGGCGGTGGCCTGTCGGAACAGGTGCGGGCGGTGGCGATGATCCCCGGCACCGGCGAATATGCGCTGGCGACGACGCCGGTCAGCTATGATCTGGGCCTTGGGGAGGTGGTGGCGGCGAACAGCGCCACGCCGCTTGCTGCGACGGATTTTGCCGCCTCGATGGATATTCTGGGGCGGGAATTGCCGAATGTCGGCTCCGTCTCGCTGGTGGTGTCGTGGTTCGGGGACGATCTGCGCGTGGGCCATTGCCGCCTGCGTCCGAAGGTGGAGGACAAGGCGCGCGACGGTGCCGAAATGGCGTGGCGCGCGGGCGGGATCGGGCGCGATCAGGCGGAGGAGATCGCGCGGCAGGAGGGGCGTTCGATCTATGGTGGCACGCCCGCCGATGACGCGGTGATCGAGGCGTTAACCGCGATTGCGAAATCTGGTCGCCGTGCGGTGTTCTATCCGTTTATCCTGATGGAGCAACTGACCGGGAATGGCCTGCCCGATCCGTGGAGCGGGGCGGCGGATCAGCCGGTCCTGCCGTGGCGTGGGCGCATCACGGCGGAGATTGCACCGGGGCGCGAGGGCAGCCCGGATGGCACGGCGGCGAACAGCGCGGCGGTGCGGCGGTTCTTTGGTGCCGCCTCGGCCGATGATTTCGCGGTCTCGGACGGGCGGATCACCTATTCCGGCCCGGCGGAGTGGTCCTATCGGCGGTTCATCCTGCATTACGCCCATCTTTGTGCGCTCGCGGGTGGTGTCGACGCGTTCCTGATCGGCTCCGAAATGCGGGGTCTGACCCAGCTTCGCGGGCCGGGGGATCATTTCCCGGCCGTGGAGGAGCTGCGCCGTCTGGCGGCGGATGTGCGCGGCATTCTGGGGCCGGATATAAAGATTAGCTATGCTGCCGACTGGTCGGAATATTTCGGCCATCATCCGGGTGGCGGGGAGCTGTATTACCATCTCGATCCGCTCTGGGCGGACAGGAATATCGATTTCATCGGCATCGACAACTACATGCCGCTGTCCGACTGGCGCGAGGGTGAGGCGCATCTGGACGCGCATTGGGCCCGGATCGACGCGCCCGGCTATCTGGAGGGGAATGTCGCGGGCGGCGAGGGGTATGATTGGTATTACGCCGATCCGGCCCATCGTGACGCCCAGATTCGCACCGAGATTACAGATGGCGCTTATGGTGAGCCCTGGGTCTGGCGCTATAAGGATTTGCTGAACTGGTGGGGGCGGCGGCATCACGAGCGGATCGGCGGCGAAAAAATGGTTCAGCCGACCGCATGGGTGCCGCGTTCCAAGCCGATCTGGTTCACCGAGATGGGCTGTGCGGCGCTGGACAAGGCGACGAACCAGCCTAACAAATTTCTGGACGCGCAGAGTTCGGAGTCGCGTTTGCCCCATTACTCGACCGGGCGGCGCGATGATGCGGTTCAGGCGGCCTATATCAGGGCCGTGACGCGGTATTGGGGGGATCCGGCGAACAACCCTGACGGCAGCTATGGCGGGCCGATGGTGGATCTGTCGCGGACGCATGTCTGGTGCTGGGACGCGCGGCCCTATCCGGCGTTTCCGGGGCGCGGCGATCTGTGGTCGGACGGGCCGGCCTGGGTGCGTGGGCACTGGCTGAACGGGCGCGCAGGCGCGGTGCCGCTGGCGGCGGTCGTCGCCGATATTTGTGAGGCTGCCGGGGTGCGCGGGGTGGATATCAGCGGGCTTTCGGGGGTGGTGCGCGGCTATGTCGCCGCCGCCGGGGATACGCCGCGCGCGGCGTTGCAACCGTTGATGCTGGCCTATGGGTTCGATGCGGTGGAACGAGACGGTGTCTTGCGGTTCCTTATGCGCGATGCGCGGGTGACGGCTGATTTGGCGGCGGCGGAACTCGCGTTGCTGGAGGACGGCGCGGAAGAGGCCGTGCGCGCGGCGGAGGCCGAGACGGCGGGGCGCGTGCGGCTGAACTATATCGCCGTTGGTGACGGTTATGCGGCGGCGACGGCGGAGGCGTCTTTGCCGGGTGACGTCTCTGCCGCGATGTCGGAGAGCGAGTTGCCGCTGCTGCTGACGGCGGCGGAGGCGCGCGGGATCGTCCAGCGATGGTTGGCGGAATCCGGGGTTAACCGGGATCGCCTGAGATTTTCATTGCCGCCGTCCCGGGCCGGTCTGGGACCGGGCGATGTGGTTGCCGTCGCGCCTGTCGGTGATGCCAAACCCTGCCGTTGGCGGATTGAGCGGGTGGAGCGCGCCGGGGCGGTCATCGTCGATGCGGTGCGTTGCGAGCCGGGGGTGTATGTGCCGGCGGATATGCAGGATGACGGGATCGCCGTGCCGCGCTACCGCCCGCCCTTGCCGGTTTGGCCAGTGGTTCTAGACCTTCCACTTATGCGAGGGACGGAGCTGCCGCATGCGCCGCATCTCGCGGTCGCGGCGCGGCCCTGGCCCGGCTCGGTGGTGGTTTACGGGTCCGACATGGCGGAGGGCGATTTTGCGCTGAACCAGATGCTGACACAGCCTGCCATGATTGGCCGCAGCCTGACACCGCTGCGGTGGGCGCGGGCTGGGCTGCTGGATCGGGGGCACGGTCTGAGGGTGCGTTTCGCGTCGGGGCGGCTGGGCGGTCTGACGCATGACGCGCTGCTTCAGGGCGGCAATTTTCTGGCCATCGGGGACGGCTCTCCCGAACGCTGGGAGGTGCTGCAATTCGCCTGTGCCGTGCCGCAGACGGATGGAAGCTGGCTGTTGCGGGACCGGCTGCGCGGGCAGTTCGGAACCGATGCGCTGATGCCGGATCTCTGGCCGGAAGGATCAGTTGTTGTCTTGTTGAATGGGGCGTTGAGGCAACTCGACTTCGATCCCGCTTCGCTGGGTCAGCGGCGATTTTGGCGCATCGGGCCGGCGACGCGGGCAGTGGACGATGCCAGCTACCGGCTGCGGGAGACGGTGACGCGTGGGGCGGGCATGCGACCCTTGTCGCCGTGCCATCTGAGGTTGATCGGTCGGCGGTTGAGTTGGATCCGGCGGACGCGGAAATCCGGCGACCGATGGGATTTGCGGGAGGTGCCCTTGGCAGAGGCTCGGGAGGCTTATCTGGTTCGCGCAACCACAGCGGTTGTAACCCGCGAGTTCGAGGTCACGCGCCCGGCGTTCGATCTGCCCGATGAATTTGTGAATGAGGCGGGCAATGGCGGATTACAAATCGCCGTTGCCCAGCTTTCCGACGATTACGGGCCGGGCCCGTTTACCACGAGGAGTTTCTGA
- a CDS encoding rcc01693 family protein, translated as MSAMDWAGLMRAGMAGLRLTPDQFWALTPAELALMLGVAPCAAPMTRSRLEALARDWPDQDAAEETENG; from the coding sequence GTGAGCGCGATGGATTGGGCCGGGCTGATGCGGGCCGGGATGGCGGGGCTGCGGCTGACGCCGGATCAGTTCTGGGCGCTGACCCCTGCCGAGCTGGCGCTGATGCTGGGCGTCGCGCCTTGTGCGGCCCCGATGACACGGTCGCGGCTGGAGGCGCTGGCGCGCGACTGGCCGGACCAGGATGCGGCAGAGGAGACAGAGAATGGCTGA
- a CDS encoding phage major tail protein, TP901-1 family: MAVQNGRDLLIKMDMSGAGTFETVAGLRATRIGFNAETVDVTSLESEGQWRELLGGAGVRSASVSGSGVFRDAATDGRARQVFFDGEVTRCQVIIPDFGIIEGPFQITSLEYAGSHNGEATYEIALASAGALSFVAL; this comes from the coding sequence ATGGCGGTTCAGAATGGGCGCGATCTGCTGATCAAAATGGATATGAGCGGCGCTGGTACGTTCGAGACGGTGGCCGGTCTGCGGGCGACGCGGATCGGGTTCAACGCCGAGACGGTGGATGTCACCAGCCTTGAGAGCGAGGGGCAGTGGCGTGAATTGCTGGGGGGCGCGGGGGTGCGATCCGCCTCTGTCTCCGGCTCCGGCGTGTTCCGGGATGCGGCGACGGATGGGCGTGCGCGGCAGGTGTTTTTCGACGGCGAGGTGACGCGCTGTCAGGTCATTATCCCGGATTTCGGGATCATCGAGGGGCCGTTCCAGATCACGTCGCTGGAATATGCCGGCAGCCATAATGGCGAGGCGACCTATGAAATCGCGCTGGCGAGTGCCGGTGCGCTGAGCTTCGTGGCGCTGTGA
- a CDS encoding DUF3168 domain-containing protein, translating to MSYGASAALQAAVYDCLRSDAGVAAEVGDAVFDAVPVTAPGGVYLALGAEEVRGVADSGGSVSRHDFTVSVLAGGAAPAGFAALKRAGAAVTAALEGADLVTGAGPVAGLWFLRARAARAEKGAKRRVDLTFRALIDLV from the coding sequence ATGAGTTATGGCGCATCGGCGGCGTTGCAGGCGGCCGTCTACGACTGTTTGCGCAGCGATGCGGGCGTCGCCGCCGAGGTGGGGGATGCGGTGTTCGATGCCGTGCCGGTGACGGCGCCGGGCGGGGTTTATCTGGCGCTTGGGGCCGAGGAGGTCCGGGGGGTTGCGGATAGCGGCGGCAGTGTCTCGCGGCATGATTTCACCGTCTCCGTTCTGGCGGGCGGCGCGGCTCCGGCGGGGTTTGCGGCGCTGAAACGGGCCGGGGCGGCGGTGACGGCGGCGCTTGAGGGTGCCGATCTGGTGACAGGGGCCGGTCCGGTGGCCGGGCTGTGGTTTTTGCGCGCCCGTGCGGCGCGGGCGGAAAAGGGCGCGAAACGGCGGGTCGATCTGACCTTCCGCGCGCTGATTGATCTGGTCTGA
- a CDS encoding phage major capsid protein, with the protein MTGTGTGAPHAPGELKAALMGFVEELKGFREDVQKKLEAQDDRMSMFERKTAFRNRSPLSTEAAPEVPHGKAFNAYLRSGDDAGMRGLAIEEKGMAAASDGGFLAAPQVADTVRTALTGAVSLRALCNVVTVEAASYDVLVERDELVSGWSGEGDQVETDTGAVQRISIPVHELSAMPKVSQRLLDDAAFDVEAWLAGRIAEKFTRAEAYAFLRGDGIEKPQGLVAGLTDPTGVGAIDSIGEIRTGADGAFASGKAAEVLIDLVYALHAQHRANATFLMSSRMAATLRKLKDGDGRFIWADSLAAGEPARLLGYPVMLAEDMPEMAPGSLSVLFGDFRAAYTIVERPELRVLRDPFSAKPHVLFYATKRVGGGLVDGRALKALRFSA; encoded by the coding sequence ATGACCGGGACCGGAACCGGGGCGCCGCACGCGCCCGGCGAGCTGAAGGCTGCGCTGATGGGGTTTGTCGAAGAACTCAAGGGCTTTCGCGAGGATGTTCAGAAGAAACTCGAAGCACAGGATGACCGTATGAGCATGTTTGAACGCAAGACCGCTTTTCGTAACCGCAGCCCTTTGTCGACCGAGGCTGCGCCGGAGGTGCCGCATGGCAAGGCGTTCAACGCCTATCTGCGCAGCGGCGACGATGCCGGTATGCGCGGGCTGGCGATTGAGGAGAAGGGGATGGCGGCGGCGTCGGATGGCGGGTTTCTGGCCGCGCCGCAGGTGGCTGACACCGTCAGGACGGCGCTGACGGGTGCGGTCTCGCTGCGTGCGCTGTGCAATGTGGTGACGGTCGAGGCGGCGAGCTATGACGTGCTGGTCGAGCGGGACGAGCTGGTCAGCGGCTGGTCGGGCGAGGGCGATCAGGTGGAGACGGATACGGGCGCGGTTCAGCGGATCTCCATCCCCGTTCACGAGCTTTCCGCCATGCCGAAGGTGAGCCAGCGGCTGCTGGACGATGCGGCATTCGATGTCGAGGCGTGGCTGGCCGGGCGGATTGCCGAGAAATTCACCCGTGCGGAGGCTTATGCGTTCCTGCGCGGCGACGGGATCGAAAAGCCGCAGGGTCTGGTTGCCGGTCTGACCGATCCGACCGGGGTCGGTGCCATCGATTCCATTGGGGAGATAAGGACCGGCGCTGACGGGGCGTTTGCCAGCGGTAAGGCGGCGGAGGTGTTGATTGATCTGGTCTATGCGCTGCACGCGCAGCACCGGGCCAATGCGACTTTCCTGATGAGCTCGCGGATGGCTGCGACGCTTCGCAAGCTGAAGGATGGGGACGGGCGCTTCATCTGGGCCGACAGCCTTGCGGCGGGCGAACCGGCGCGGCTGCTGGGTTATCCGGTGATGCTGGCCGAGGATATGCCGGAGATGGCGCCGGGCAGCCTGTCGGTGCTGTTCGGCGATTTCCGCGCCGCCTACACGATTGTCGAGCGTCCCGAATTGCGGGTGCTGCGCGATCCGTTCTCGGCCAAGCCGCATGTGCTGTTCTATGCCACCAAGCGCGTCGGCGGCGGGCTGGTCGATGGCCGGGCGCTGAAGGCTCTGAGGTTCTCCGCCTGA